Proteins from one Ananas comosus cultivar F153 linkage group 5, ASM154086v1, whole genome shotgun sequence genomic window:
- the LOC109710675 gene encoding uncharacterized protein LOC109710675: MEYATVQEIVASVFNENSVHKLHNNLSKLQRDVLRWNKLSLGKLENISDMLKQEISMLEQSESDGTITSQQVERLRSLYNYHAAIMRQIETKWRTKSRIRWLRDGDQNTHFFHMATLVRRRRNRITSLVLDNGVRISDEPNLMMAFSIFYTNLWDYNFNGFSADMDIEGFPTISSDVHDMLVAPFTIDEVKAALWSMPTGKAPGPDGYPVEFYRRYWENVAPTIMRELHSFQSTGLLPTEWARTFIVLIPKKENPERVSDYRPISLCNVCYRLLAKIIVNRMKSLLPSLIGIEQSAFVPTRNISDNIMIVQEMFHSINTVRNGDAMMFIKCDMEKAYDRMAWQAILFAMHHMNFPKKWLMWIEACISSPMYALLVNGNPSNWLKPKCGLRQGDPLSPYLFILTSQLLTHMLNKNLSAGKISGFCIDSRTRISHLMYADDLLIVTMAKIQECNVITETLEFYTSITNQKVNLTKSAVYFPNWINRDLKRRIHRKLGMQEGSIPLTYLGIKLGYGKQLLRDYDDFQAKVDSRLASWKRNSLSQAGRLVLINSVLGAMSNHIFANFAVSKGVTNSLSRKIRDFLWEKRNNKKSLHLLKWDSVTTARVNGGLGIRDPNISQKALLGPKVFMVLNNNEPLWVKLVRDKYRGFHPWKFTDRKYKKCSPIFKALRVTMHVIRDGMCKLIGDGKDTTIWDDPWIFSIPLSWKPTYINMNVRFGKKKVARLIRAGNWNYDRLVEWFGPILAHNICKIILSPDNGSDEWIWAPKKDGKPSVKSIYHHINQGFYVPQATKWIVLWSLPVAPRVKNFLWKLLWNRLPTNERCYSLNSAPSPFCIYCSTPEDQNHIFLDCINARRIWDAVMSSTGILFSFNGDWITEEWIDEGKNLAVVQQQFIRALIANTFWQIWKERNARQFSNNSSSIQVILRHIMHMTLDYISKVPSHTIEHSNANKWCPPPDGWIKINTDASFKSEEGTAAIGYIARTNLGHVVFAAGRQIEATSVLEAEAKAMKEAIAEAHQHGLQRVCLESDSYLLIQCLRHAQSPPWPLRALVLGISSTMKKFAATQVLFVKREANMVADWLATRANLPQSFVFTNANRHPELCRMLDKDIEHFLLFR, from the coding sequence ATGGAGTATGCTACTGTTCAAGAGATTGTGGCATCTGTTTTCAATGAGAACTCTGTGCATAAACTGCATAACAACCTCTCCAAACTGCAGAGGGATGTCTTAAGGTGGAATAAGCTCTCTTTAGGAAAGCTTGAAAACATCTCTGATATGCTCAAGCAGGAAATCTCTATGCTTGAGCAGAGTGAGAGCGATGGCACAATCACTTCCCAACAAGTTGAAAGGCTTAGATCCCTTTATAACTATCATGCTGCGATTATGCGGCAGATTGAAACTAAATGGCGTACCAAGTCTAGGATTCGTTGGTTGAGAGATGGCGATCAAAACACCCATTTTTTCCATATGGCTACTCTTGTTAGAAGAAGGAGGAATCGAATTACCTCCTTGGTTCTTGACAATGGCGTTAGGATTAGTGATGAGCCCAATTTAATGATggctttttctatattttacacCAATTTGTGGGATTACAATTTCAATGGTTTCTCTGCTGACATGGACATAGAGGGCTTTCCTACAATATCCTCCGATGTGCATGATATGCTTGTGGCCCCATTTACCATCGACGAGGTGAAAGCTGCTCTTTGGTCCATGCCAACAGGGAAAGCGCCGGGCCCGGATGGGTACCCGGTTGAATTTTATCGTCGCTATTGGGAAAATGTTGCGCCGACCATTATGAGAGAATTGCACTCTTTCCAGTCCACAGGGTTGCTACCTACCGAGTGGGCTAGAACCTTTATCGTTCTCATTCCTAAAAAAGAGAATCCTGAACGTGTTTCAGACTATAGACCCATCTCTTTATGTAATGTGTGCTATCGGCTCTTAGCTAAAATTATTGTCAATAGAATGAAATCACTCTTACCGAGCTTAATTGGTATTGAGCAAAGTGCTTTTGTTCCGACACGAAATATTAGTGACAATATTATGATTGTCCAAGAGATGTTTCATTCTATTAACACCGTGCGCAATGGCGACGCTATGATGTTTATTAAGTGTGACATGGAAAAGGCATATGACCGTATGGCTTGGCAAGCTATTTTATTTGCTATGCATCATAtgaattttccaaaaaaatggTTAATGTGGATTGAGGCGTGTATTTCCTCACCAATGTACGCCTTGCTGGTCAACGGTAATCCCTCAAATTGGTTAAAACCAAAGTGCGGCCTTCGTCAAGGAGACCCGCTTTCTCCCTACTTGTTCATTTTAACTTCGCAATTGCTAACTCATATGCTTAATAAGAATTTGAGTGCGGGCAAAATATCTGGGTTTTGTATCGATAGTCGGACAAGAATATCCCACCTCATGTATGCTGATGATCTGTTGATAGTCACAATGGCTAAAATTCAAGAATGCAATGTGATTACTGAGACTCTTGAGTTTTATACCTCTATCACCAACCAaaaggtcaacctaaccaaaTCCGCGGTCTATTTTCCGAACTGGATAAATAGAGACTTGAAACGCCGTATCCATCGGAAACTAGGCATGCAAGAAGGGTCCATCCCTTTGACCTATCTTGGCATCAAATTGGGCTATGGTAAGCAACTTCTGAGAGATTATGATGACTTTCAAGCTAAGGTGGATAGCAGACTGGCTTCTTGGAAGAGAAATAGCTTGTCCCAAGCGGGCAGATTGGTTCTCATCAATTCTGTCCTTGGGGCCATGTCGAATCACATATTTGCAAACTTTGCTGTTTCAAAAGGAGTGAcaaattctctctctagaaaaattCGTGATTTTCTTTGGGAAAAAAGGAATAATAAGAAGAGTCTACATCTTCTTAAGTGGGATAGTGTTACTACTGCACGGGTCAATGGAGGGCTTGGCATTCGTGACCCTAACATATCTCAGAAAGCTTTACTTGGGCCTAAAGTCTTCATGGTTCTAAATAACAACGAGCCCCTTTGGGTTAAGCTGGTGAGAGATAAGTACAGAGGTTTCCATCCTTGGAAGTTCACTGATAGAAAGTATAAAAAGTGCTCCCCAATCTTTAAGGCCCTTAGAGTTACAATGCATGTGATTCGTGATGGGATGTGTAAGCTCATTGGTGATGGTAAGGATACTACCATATGGGATGACCCATGgatcttttctatacctttatcCTGGAAGCCTACTTATATTAATATGAATGTTCGATTTGGCAAAAAGAAAGTTGCTAGACTCATTCGGGCAGGCAATTGGAATTATGATCGTCTGGTCGAGTGGTTTGGGCCAATTCTGGCTCataatatttgcaaaattatcttAAGCCCTGATAATGGTTCTGATGAATGGATTTGGGCTCCTAAGAAGGATGGAAAGCCATCGGTTAAATCCATATACCATCACATAAATCAAGGTTTCTATGTCCCTCAAGCGACCAAGTGGATAGTGTTGTGGTCCTTACCGGTTGCTCCTCGTGTTAAGAACTTTTTATGGAAACTTCTCTGGAATAGGCTACCTACTAATGAGCGATGTTACTCACTTAATTCAGCCCCGTCTCCTTTTTGCATTTATTGCTCCACTCCGGAAGATCAAAATCATATCTTTTTGGATTGCATAAATGCTAGAAGAATTTGGGATGCCGTTATGTCGTCTACTggcattttgttttctttcaatGGTGACTGGATTACTGAGGAGTGGATTGATGAGGGTAAAAATCTGGCGGTGGTCCAGCAACAATTTATCCGCGCCTTGATAGCCAACACTTTTTGGCAAATCTGGAAGGAACGAAATGCCAGACAATTCTCTAACAATTCCTCTTCGATCCAGGTCATATTGCGCCATATCATGCATATGACTTTGGATTATATTTCTAAAGTCCCTTCGCACACTATTGAACACTCGAACGCCAACAAATGGTGTCCGCCACCAGATGGTTGGATTAAAATTAACACCGATGCGTCCTTCAAGTCTGAAGAAGGCACTGCCGCTATTGGTTATATAGCTCGTACTAATTTAGGCCATGTTGTATTTGCTGCAGGTAGACAGATTGAGGCAACTTCAGTACTGGAAGCTGAGGCAAAGGCAATGAAGGAAGCTATTGCGGAGGCGCATCAACATGGACTTCAACGAGTATGTTTAGAAAGTGATTCCTATCTTCTTATTCAGTGCCTGCGACATGCCCAATCACCTCCATGGCCTCTGAGAGCTCTTGTGCTTGGCATATCTAGCACCATGAAGAAGTTTGCTGCTACTCAAGTCCTTTTTGTTAAAAGGGAGGCAAACATGGTAGCCGATTGGCTGGCTACCAGAGCTAACTTGCCTCAATCTTTTGTATTTACTAATGCAAATCGACATCCAGAGTTATGTCGTATGTTAGATAAGGATATAGagcattttttactttttcgttGA